A window of Microscilla marina ATCC 23134 contains these coding sequences:
- the hmpA gene encoding NO-inducible flavohemoprotein encodes MISKENIAIVKSTVPVLETQIHTITQAFYKRLFKNHPQLKEVFNMTHQAKGSQPKALATAIFQYARYIEQPEVLKAAIAMIAEKHVSLSVTPTQYEVVGENLLAAIKEVLGDAATPEVLGAWAEAYGQLAQLLIGEEERRYASREVQPGGFRGHKQFVVAKKVKESEVITSLYLQPKDGSPAPAFVPGQYIALKTNIPGEAHPHTRNYSLSDACQPDYLRISVKKEGLVSGYLHDQVTQGDELTVGMPAGVFTLQPSQHPVLLIAGGVGITPLLSMYKTLVKEGKREVVLVQCTQNSEVHAFRDEVNIGINAKAQAMTVYDQPTFDDQLRQNFDFEGFLSAEMLRPLVKTQSEVYLCGSPVFMSHVLGLLEGLGITKDQIFYEFFGPTDALTPATVDYA; translated from the coding sequence ATGATCAGTAAAGAAAACATAGCAATCGTAAAATCAACTGTGCCTGTTTTAGAGACTCAAATACATACTATTACGCAGGCTTTTTATAAACGTTTGTTTAAAAACCATCCCCAACTGAAGGAAGTGTTTAACATGACCCACCAGGCTAAAGGCAGCCAACCCAAGGCGCTTGCTACGGCTATTTTTCAGTATGCCCGCTACATAGAACAACCCGAAGTACTGAAAGCAGCTATAGCCATGATTGCCGAAAAACACGTGAGTTTGAGCGTAACTCCTACTCAATACGAGGTAGTGGGCGAAAACCTATTGGCAGCCATCAAAGAGGTCTTGGGCGATGCCGCCACTCCCGAAGTGTTGGGCGCCTGGGCAGAGGCTTATGGTCAACTTGCCCAACTGCTTATTGGAGAAGAAGAACGTCGTTATGCCAGTCGCGAAGTGCAACCAGGAGGTTTTAGGGGACATAAACAGTTTGTGGTAGCCAAAAAAGTAAAGGAGAGCGAAGTAATTACGTCACTTTATCTGCAACCCAAAGATGGTAGCCCCGCCCCTGCCTTTGTACCTGGGCAATACATTGCCCTTAAAACGAATATACCTGGCGAAGCCCACCCCCACACCCGCAACTACAGTTTATCGGATGCTTGCCAACCCGATTATTTGCGCATTAGTGTAAAAAAAGAAGGACTGGTGTCTGGTTACTTACACGATCAGGTGACTCAAGGCGACGAACTCACCGTAGGCATGCCTGCTGGTGTATTTACGTTGCAACCTTCGCAGCACCCGGTACTACTCATTGCGGGTGGGGTGGGTATTACCCCTTTGCTGAGCATGTATAAAACATTGGTAAAAGAAGGCAAACGAGAGGTAGTGCTGGTGCAGTGCACCCAAAATAGTGAAGTACACGCCTTTAGGGATGAAGTAAACATTGGCATCAATGCCAAAGCACAAGCAATGACAGTATACGACCAACCTACATTTGATGACCAGCTCAGGCAAAATTTTGATTTTGAAGGTTTTTTGTCTGCTGAAATGCTAAGACCATTAGTGAAAACTCAAAGTGAGGTATATTTGTGTGGTTCTCCGGTATTTATGAGCCACGTATTGGGCTTGTTGGAAGGATTGGGGATAACCAAAGATCAAATATTTTATGAGTTTTTTGGGCCTACCGATGCGCTCACCCCTGCCACGGTTGACTATGCATAA
- a CDS encoding pyruvate dehydrogenase complex E1 component subunit beta, which translates to MRQIQFREALREALTEEMTRDERVFLMGEEVAEYNGAYKVSQGMLDQFGSERVIDTPIAELGFAGIGVGAAMNGLRPIIEFMTFNFSLVAIDQIINSAAKMMSMSGGQYGVPIVFRGPTGNAGMLSSQHSQNFESWYANCAGLKVVVPSNPYDAKGLLKSSIRDEDPVIFMESELMYADKGEVPDGEYMIPLGVADIKQAGSDVTLVTFGKMLKIALEAAAEAAKEGISVEVIDLRTVRPIDYASVVKSVQKTNRLVIVEEAWPLAAISSEITYHVQKHAFDYLDAPIHRINSMDVPLPYAPTLIEAVLPNTKRTLDAIKAVMYK; encoded by the coding sequence ATGAGACAAATACAGTTCAGAGAAGCTTTACGCGAAGCCCTGACCGAGGAAATGACTCGGGATGAGCGGGTATTTTTGATGGGTGAAGAAGTAGCCGAATACAATGGAGCGTATAAGGTGAGTCAGGGAATGCTTGATCAGTTTGGGAGCGAAAGAGTAATAGATACCCCTATAGCCGAACTCGGTTTTGCAGGGATTGGTGTAGGAGCGGCAATGAATGGTCTCCGCCCTATCATTGAGTTTATGACCTTTAACTTTTCACTGGTAGCAATTGACCAGATAATAAACTCAGCTGCAAAAATGATGTCGATGTCTGGAGGGCAATATGGAGTACCCATCGTATTTCGTGGACCCACTGGTAACGCTGGAATGTTGAGTTCTCAGCACTCGCAAAATTTTGAGAGCTGGTATGCCAACTGCGCCGGGCTTAAGGTAGTAGTACCTTCTAACCCTTATGATGCCAAAGGCTTGTTAAAGTCATCGATCAGAGACGAAGACCCTGTAATATTTATGGAGTCAGAATTGATGTATGCAGATAAGGGCGAAGTGCCTGATGGCGAATACATGATTCCTTTGGGAGTAGCTGATATAAAACAAGCAGGAAGCGATGTGACCTTGGTTACTTTTGGTAAAATGCTCAAAATAGCGCTTGAAGCCGCAGCTGAAGCTGCCAAAGAAGGCATTTCGGTAGAAGTAATAGACTTACGTACAGTGCGCCCAATTGATTATGCATCGGTGGTGAAATCGGTACAAAAAACCAATCGTCTGGTAATTGTAGAAGAAGCCTGGCCATTGGCGGCTATCTCGTCTGAGATTACTTACCATGTACAAAAGCACGCTTTTGATTATTTAGACGCGCCTATTCATCGGATCAATAGTATGGATGTACCGTTGCCGTATGCTCCTACTTTGATAGAAGCCGTATTGCCCAATACCAAACGTACATTAGACGCGATAAAAGCTGTGATGTATAAGTAG
- a CDS encoding alpha/beta hydrolase family protein — MKNFTRKVLSFAFLLCWGLVLLTGCTKIVETDQIPQIFTDTKYLVSATLVADISAENLTNRYGGEYLPLDNELEAIQGLPGIKVYKLVYKTKDADGNDITASGAFLYPINTSGAKPLLSYQHGTITTEAGAPSSYGTSADSFIGGTFLASLGYVVSMPDYLGYGENAAADHPYEHRATLASASLDMLRASKEFSAKQNIELNNQLFLTGYSEGGSATTALHQLIESSASSEFTITASTPAAGAYDKITFAKNITVKDKPMLNIKNYSWVILTYNKLYGLNRPLTYYFNEPYATNIANQPEGEGITIDIEQNPTKLFTAEFRNGLLNDTDTEFLNALRDNSTFDWKPNAPLRLIHGTADEFVLFVNSQSAFDKMTANGATNVTLFPINGTGHFESVPAYVIEVSKYFDTFR; from the coding sequence ATGAAAAATTTTACGAGAAAAGTACTGTCCTTTGCTTTCTTACTTTGCTGGGGGCTGGTGCTACTTACTGGTTGTACCAAAATAGTAGAAACCGATCAAATACCACAAATTTTTACTGACACCAAATACTTGGTAAGTGCCACATTGGTAGCTGATATTTCAGCCGAAAACCTCACTAATCGTTATGGTGGAGAGTATTTGCCTTTAGATAATGAATTGGAAGCTATTCAAGGGTTGCCAGGCATCAAGGTATATAAACTTGTATACAAAACTAAAGATGCGGATGGTAATGATATTACTGCGTCGGGTGCTTTTTTATATCCTATCAATACCTCCGGTGCCAAACCTTTGTTGAGTTATCAACACGGCACCATTACAACCGAAGCAGGGGCTCCATCGTCTTATGGCACTTCTGCTGACTCATTTATAGGCGGAACTTTTCTCGCCTCTTTAGGCTACGTGGTGTCTATGCCCGACTACTTGGGCTATGGCGAAAACGCTGCCGCTGATCACCCTTATGAACACCGGGCTACGTTGGCTTCAGCATCGCTGGATATGCTGCGTGCTTCTAAAGAGTTCAGCGCCAAGCAAAACATTGAGCTCAATAATCAATTATTTTTGACTGGATACTCTGAAGGTGGATCGGCCACTACTGCCCTGCACCAACTGATAGAGAGCTCGGCAAGTAGTGAGTTTACCATCACTGCCAGCACCCCAGCTGCGGGCGCTTACGACAAGATCACGTTTGCAAAGAATATTACAGTAAAAGACAAACCTATGCTCAATATTAAAAATTACTCATGGGTAATTTTGACTTATAATAAACTGTATGGCTTAAACCGTCCTTTGACTTATTATTTCAATGAACCTTATGCCACCAATATAGCCAATCAGCCTGAAGGTGAGGGCATTACTATTGACATAGAACAAAACCCTACTAAGCTTTTTACTGCTGAATTTCGCAATGGGCTACTCAACGATACAGACACTGAGTTTTTAAATGCATTGCGTGATAACTCTACTTTTGATTGGAAACCCAATGCTCCCCTTCGCTTGATTCACGGTACTGCCGATGAGTTTGTGTTGTTTGTAAACTCGCAAAGTGCTTTTGATAAAATGACTGCCAATGGTGCTACCAATGTTACCCTATTCCCAATTAACGGCACTGGGCACTTTGAGTCGGTGCCAGCGTATGTAATAGAGGTTTCTAAGTATTTTGATACTTTTAGATAA
- a CDS encoding serine/threonine protein kinase, with protein MSQQQTGIGYYKIEKTLGTGGMGTVYLATHTQIGRQAAIKGLKPHLAKNPDIRMRFKNEAALMAKLHHPNIVDLYDYVELGENLFLVMEYVQGVTLEQYTSEISGPLSESQAKRVFAKILDAFAYAHQRGIVHRDIKPANIMITQMGDVKIMDFGIAKMVDNQEINLTQAGVRLGTIYYMSPEQIRAWEIDARSDIFSLGITLFEILTGKLPYSEELGEYDLSQKIVNDPLPRLKEFLPAASSHMQKIIDKATAKDPDHRFQNAEQFKKALFDATLLGKQETEEEHLHQVVWNINQEQLVHPPKKHLQQVEGSPTNTPMSSETAEIENLPTAQPEKNADPIDQSSTESPQFKAEKEELLLKNYFGIVSTRRVQYFRNQDLFEKGKKERLFLSQVIDVEYSSRRELLAGAVFMLIAAGLFILGHVITYVLAISFLFFSIVCFSHFPSLTVVRKDGKKVKMKGWPWHLKQSKKFLVSLRSQLSKKKRF; from the coding sequence ATGAGTCAACAACAAACAGGCATAGGATACTATAAAATAGAAAAAACCCTGGGTACTGGCGGAATGGGCACCGTATACCTGGCGACCCATACTCAAATTGGTCGCCAGGCAGCCATTAAAGGCTTGAAGCCTCACCTTGCCAAAAACCCGGACATTCGTATGCGGTTTAAAAATGAAGCTGCCTTGATGGCAAAGCTCCACCACCCCAACATTGTAGACTTATATGATTATGTAGAATTGGGCGAGAACCTGTTTTTGGTGATGGAATACGTGCAGGGAGTTACACTGGAGCAATATACCAGCGAAATTTCAGGCCCATTGAGCGAAAGCCAGGCCAAGAGGGTGTTTGCCAAAATACTGGATGCATTTGCTTATGCTCACCAACGGGGCATCGTACACCGTGATATTAAACCTGCCAACATTATGATTACCCAAATGGGTGATGTGAAAATAATGGACTTTGGTATTGCCAAAATGGTAGACAACCAAGAGATAAACCTGACCCAGGCGGGGGTGAGGCTAGGGACTATTTATTATATGAGTCCTGAACAAATAAGGGCTTGGGAGATAGACGCACGCAGCGATATTTTCAGTTTAGGCATTACCCTATTTGAGATTCTCACTGGTAAGCTGCCTTATTCAGAAGAGTTGGGAGAGTACGATCTGAGCCAAAAAATTGTCAATGACCCGTTGCCACGTCTCAAAGAGTTTTTGCCAGCGGCAAGTAGCCATATGCAAAAAATAATAGACAAGGCGACTGCCAAAGACCCTGATCATCGTTTTCAGAATGCCGAACAGTTTAAAAAGGCCTTGTTTGATGCTACTTTGTTGGGCAAACAAGAAACTGAAGAAGAACACCTTCACCAGGTAGTATGGAACATTAACCAAGAGCAGTTGGTGCATCCACCCAAAAAGCATTTGCAACAAGTAGAAGGTAGCCCGACAAATACCCCAATGAGTTCTGAAACGGCCGAAATAGAAAACCTACCTACGGCTCAGCCCGAAAAAAATGCCGACCCAATTGACCAATCCAGCACTGAGTCACCTCAGTTTAAAGCAGAAAAAGAAGAGTTGTTGCTTAAAAATTACTTTGGCATTGTGTCTACCCGAAGGGTGCAATATTTCCGCAATCAGGATTTGTTTGAAAAGGGCAAAAAAGAGCGCTTGTTTTTATCACAGGTAATAGATGTAGAATATAGTTCACGCCGCGAACTATTGGCTGGTGCTGTGTTTATGCTCATTGCTGCCGGCCTTTTTATATTGGGGCACGTCATTACTTATGTCCTGGCTATTAGTTTTTTATTTTTTAGTATTGTGTGTTTTTCGCACTTTCCAAGCCTTACGGTAGTGCGCAAAGATGGTAAAAAAGTCAAGATGAAGGGTTGGCCCTGGCACCTCAAACAATCTAAAAAGTTTTTGGTGAGTTTAAGAAGTCAACTGAGCAAAAAGAAAAGGTTCTAA
- a CDS encoding patatin-like phospholipase family protein, producing the protein MSKQTKHLSLALQGGGAHGAFTWGVLDRFLEQEDLILDGFVGTSAGAMNASVLAYGLHIGGRSTARELLHKFWKTNSEYAARTPLQPTWMDGYFGLEGNMDYSPFYRATEVMSLFVSPYQLNPTHHNPLRKILGDLVNFEELQKCKVTKLYVCATNVRRGRAKVFNLSEMSLDAVLASACLPTLFPAVTINGEDYWDGGYMGNPPIFPLISNTQCHDIMLVQINPINIPDTPTSPEGIRDRINELSFNSSLMLEMRRVAFVDRLLKEGINPGDEFQKIRMHNINPEEDLWALNLSSKLNASWGFLTKLKELGRKYADKWLEQNLEHVGEKSTCDIRKTFL; encoded by the coding sequence ATGAGCAAACAAACCAAACATCTCTCGCTGGCTTTACAGGGTGGAGGTGCCCACGGAGCCTTTACCTGGGGAGTATTAGATCGTTTTTTAGAACAGGAAGACTTAATCCTGGATGGTTTTGTAGGTACCAGTGCCGGAGCCATGAATGCCTCGGTGCTGGCGTATGGCTTGCATATAGGCGGGCGCTCAACAGCCAGAGAGCTGCTGCACAAGTTTTGGAAAACCAATTCAGAATATGCTGCGCGTACTCCATTACAGCCTACCTGGATGGATGGTTACTTTGGGCTTGAAGGGAATATGGACTACTCGCCCTTTTACCGTGCTACCGAAGTCATGTCGTTGTTTGTGTCTCCCTACCAGCTGAACCCTACCCACCATAATCCTTTACGCAAGATATTGGGCGATTTGGTAAACTTTGAAGAGTTGCAAAAATGCAAAGTAACCAAACTATATGTATGCGCCACCAATGTAAGGCGTGGTCGTGCCAAAGTGTTCAACCTCAGCGAAATGTCGCTAGATGCAGTACTTGCATCGGCTTGTTTGCCTACTTTGTTTCCAGCAGTCACCATCAACGGGGAAGACTATTGGGATGGAGGGTACATGGGTAACCCACCTATCTTTCCATTAATTAGCAATACCCAATGTCACGACATTATGCTGGTGCAAATTAACCCAATCAATATACCTGACACACCCACCTCGCCAGAAGGCATTCGCGATCGTATCAACGAACTCAGCTTTAACTCTAGCCTGATGCTCGAAATGCGCCGGGTAGCTTTTGTTGACCGTTTGCTCAAAGAGGGGATCAACCCAGGGGATGAGTTTCAAAAAATAAGAATGCATAACATTAATCCGGAAGAAGATTTGTGGGCGCTTAACTTATCAAGTAAGTTGAATGCCTCCTGGGGCTTTTTGACTAAGCTCAAAGAGCTGGGAAGAAAGTATGCCGACAAATGGCTGGAACAAAACCTTGAGCATGTAGGCGAAAAGTCCACTTGCGATATAAGAAAAACTTTTTTGTAG